The following are encoded in a window of Fusarium falciforme chromosome 11, complete sequence genomic DNA:
- a CDS encoding Carboxypeptidase, with translation MLGLFTWALVALTPWVQAAIPLVASPYVEDSDTAFPSRPGVEPFTLRLGHDTASVCNSSTPGTSGFITSKDRRGGQNSIFFWFFESKHDPESDPVILWMTGYGTYLPPLNWTPIDLICLISSGPGASSVGYGHLMELGPCRIAPEGEYTVENPFGWNNNATLLFVDQPVGVGYSRGEHSSQGLHDASTTMDQFLRQFIVAFPNLADRDFYIAGESYGGSWVPALATTILQSQSETSDGAERIQVQGEGCGAAPASHDPDNSPRINLKGVMIGNGLIRRSIQNIGFFETVCNEPDSLFNTSQCLQWAPRAMWCEENLGICETDGMKSPVCKEAETKCSAISRVVVEDMHRNPYDFRQECHDPAACYPEMQHIDEYLNRTDIKQALGVPKDVPFVGISFDVLEQWDRVGDLWKSSDDYVNYLLKSNIRVLIYVGDKDLYCNSAGMRLLVDRGLSWDGQPFIRFRELMPWYVGTKAAGRWKSYEPLTYAEISDAGHMSPFDKPEEALTLINAWIQGGLPSS, from the exons ATGTTGGGACTTTTCACTTGGGCTCTCGTGGCCCTGACTCCATGGGTACAGGCGGCAATTCCACTGGTAGCTTCACCGTACGTTGAAGATTCCGACACTGCCTTCCCCAGTCGCCCCGGCGTCGAGCCCTTCACCTTGCGACTCGGCCATGATACAGCCAGTGTTTGCAACAGTTCGACTCCGGGCACTTCTGGCTTCATTACTTCCAAGGACAGACGTGGAGGCCAAAACTCAATCTTCTTCTGGTTCTTTGAAAGCAAGCACGATCCCGAATCAGACCCCGTGATTCTGTGGATGACTGGGTATGGTACCTATCTACCACCGCTGAACTGGACCCCAATTGACCTGATTTGCTTGATATCTAGTGGCCCAGGTGCGTCATCCGTGGGCTATGGACACTTGATGGAACTAGGACCGTGCCGTATAGCTCCTGAAGGTGAATATACTGTTGAGAATCCATTCGGGTGGAACAACAATGCCACTCTCCTGTTTGTCGA TCAACCAGTGGGAGTAGGTTATTCCCGCGGAGAGCACAGCTCGCAGGGTCTTCACGATGCCTCCACAACTATGGACCAATTCCTACGCCAGTTCATAGTCGCATTCCCCAATCTAGCCGATCGAGACTTTTACATCGCGGGCGAATCTTACGGCGGCTCATGGGTTCCTGCTCTTGCAACTACGATACTGCAATCTCAGAGCGAAACCAGCGACGGCGCGGAACGTATACAAGtccaaggagaaggctgtGGTGCTGCTCCGGCCTCACACGACCCCGACAACAGTCCACGGATCAATCTGAAGGGCGTTATGATCGGCAATGGCCTCATCCGACGATCGATACAAAAcattggcttcttcgagACCGTCTGCAATGAACCTGACAGCTTGTTCAACACATCTCAATGCTTGCAGTGGGCTCCTCGGGCCATGTGGTGCGAAGAGAATCTCGGTATTTGTGAGACCGACGGCATGAAATCTCCTGTCTGCAAAGAAGCCGAGACCAAGTGCAGCGCAATCAGCAGAGTTGTCGTAGAAGACATGCACCGCAACCCGTATGACTTCCGCCAAGAGTGCCATGACCCTGCAGCTTGTTACCCAGAGATGCAGCACATTGATGAGTATCTAAACAGAACTGATATCAAGCAAGCCCTCGGTGTCCCAAAAGATGTGCCCTTTGTAGGTATATCCTTCGATGTTCTAGAGCAGTGGGATCGGGTGGGCGACCTGTGGAAGTCGAGCGACGATTACGTCAACTATCTGCTCAAATCT AATATCCGTGTTCTTATCTACGTCGGGGACAAAGATCTATACTGCAACTCGGCTGGAATGCGTCTCCTCGTTGACCGGGGTCTGAGCTGGGACGGTCAACCCTTTATCCGATTCAGGGAATTGATGCCTTGGTACGTCGGAACAAAGGCAGCTGGTCGATGGAAGTCATATGAGCCTCTTACGTATGCCGAAATCTCCGATGCTGGGCACATGTCGCCGTTCGACAAGCCCGAGGAGGCCCTGACTCTGATCAACGCCTGGATTCAGGGAGGGCTTCCGAGCTCGTAG
- a CDS encoding Aa-trans domain-containing protein produces MSNLNEITTGDKLAKNDLEGLNKVDSLVKISPANTVAHDAVFGTITEDGPNYRNVGWIGTSVLMMKTQIGLGVLSIPSAFNVLGLIPGVLCLLAIAIITTWSNYMVGVFKIKHPEVYGIDDASRIMFGVVGREILSAGFSLYLIFAAGSGMLGISIGFNAISTHGTCTAVFVAVAAVGVMGLASIRTLDRLSWIAWVGLISLLVSIFMVTIGVGVQDHPDAAPPGPWSSDYKLVGNPSFTAAASAISMFVLSYAGTPFFFPIVSEMRDPRHYTKALVLCQIVVTITYVTIGIVVYYYCGSYVASPALGSAGKLIKKIAYGIALPGLFASSTLAIHLVSKHFFVRFLRGSQHLVANTVTHWGTWIGCIFGCATISYCIASGIPVFGPLIGFIGALLGTLQCFQPMGCMWLYDNWATGKQEGRSVRWSLMVCWSLFVIVSGTFLMIAGTYGSVLEIIGALKADGASGSWSCVDNSNSV; encoded by the exons atGTCGAACCTAAACGAAATCACGACCGGTGATAAGCTGGCAAAGAATGATTTAGAGGGCCTGAACAAGGTGGATTCCCTTGTCAAGATATCGCCAGCCAATACTGTTGCTCACGATGCCGTGTTTGGTACGATTACCGAGGACGGGCCCAACTATCGTAAT GTTGGATGGATCGGAACCTCggtcttgatgatgaagacccAGATCGGTCTTGGTGTCCTATCAATTCCGTCCGCCTTCAACGTCCTCGGTCTCATCCCAGGCGTATTGTGCCTACTCGCTATCGCCATTATCACCACCTGGTCTAACTATATGGTTGGTGTCTTCAAGATTAAGCATCCTGAAGTCTATGGAATAGACGATGCGAGTAGGATCATGTTTGGCGTCGTCGGACGAGAGATTCTGTCAGCCGGATTCAGTCTCT ACTTGATCTTCGCCGCTGGATCCGGTATGCTCGGTATCTCGATCGGCTTTAATGCCATCTCAACCCATGGAACTTGTACCGCCGTCTTCGTCGCAGTTGCTGCCGTCGGAGTCATGGGCCTTGCAAGCATTAGAACTCTTGATCGTCTGAGCTGGATTGCATGGGTCGGTTTAATTTCACTTCTAGTTTCCA TATTTATGGTTACCATTGGTGTTGGCGTCCAAGATCACCCCGATGCTGCTCCTCCAGGCCCATGGTCTTCGGACTACAAACTAGTTGGCAACCCCAGCTTTACAGCAGCCGCCTCGGCGATTTCCATGTTCGTTTTATCCTACGCCGGTactcccttcttctttccgaTCGTGTCCGAAATGCGCGACCCTCGACATTACACAAAGGCGTTAGTCCTATGCCAAATCGTTGTGACTATCACATACGTCACAATTGGAATTGTCGTGTACTACTATTGCGGGTCTTATGTAGCATCCCCTGCTCTTGGATCCGCAGGTAAGCTCATAAAGAAGATTGCGTACGGGATCGCGCTCCCAGGGTTGTTTGCTAGCTCAACCCTTGCTATTCAT CTGGTGAGCAAGCACTTCTTCGTCCGTTTTCTGCGAGGCTCTCAGCACCTTGTTGCCAACACCGTCACTCATTGGGGCACCTGGATTGGCTGCATTTTCGGCTGTGCCACCATCTCTTACTGCATCGCAAGCGGAATTCCTGTGTTTGGTCCCCTCATCGGTTTCATTGGAGCCCTGCTGGGTACACTGCAGTGCTTCCAGCCCATGGGCTGCATGTGGCTATATGATAACTGGGCTACGGGCAAGCAAGAGGGTCGTTCGGTGCGATGGAGCCTGATGGTGTGCTGGAGCCTTTTCGTTATTGTATCCGGCACATTCTTGATGATTGCTGGTACATACGGTTCCGTACTGGAAATTATTGGCGCCCTCAAGGCCGATGGTGCATCCGGCTCTTGGTCTTGCGTTGACAACTCTAATTCTGTTTAA
- a CDS encoding Bac-luciferase domain-containing protein, protein MSSTTEDQKRPTGEGRTILLNAFDFFGPGMLSPGQWKNPADKGLQKFDISFWVEYAKLLEKGGFFALFLADTLGGYDTYGGSIDETIRRATQYPALDPSIPIAAMAAVTKRLNFAITSSTSHEPPFLLARRFSTLDHITNGRFGWNIVTGWKKSAFQAIGLDEAFEHDLRYERSDEYLRVLYKLWEGSWADDAVVEDAENDVYANPDRVRTIKHEGRFFKVTSKHIVPPSPQRTPFLFQAGTSGAGVNFASTHAEAAFVGGTTPSQTGPKVAQLRAALAAKGRDPRAFKVFISFCPILGKTDEEAQAKLKEHKKYASVIGGLVQVSGVTGIDLSKVPLDRELSAADAGQAVIRTHLDSFVTSADGEAWTARRVAEFASIGGLAPFAVGSPQTVADEMERWINEADVDGFNLVAVVTPGSFEDVVELLVPELRRRGLYPESSTEELTTREQVHGKGKRSLDDSHVGSKYKYDVYQEEST, encoded by the exons ATGTCGTCTACAACTGAAGACCAGAAACGGCCAACCGGAGAGGGAAGAACCATTCTTCTGAATGCTTTCGACTTTTTCGGGCCGGGGATGTTATCCCCAGGTCAATGGAAG AATCCTGCCGATAAGGGTCTGCAAAAGTTTGACATTTCGTTTTGGGTTGAGTACGCCAAACTCTTAGAGAAGGGAGGATTCTTTGCCCTTTTCTTGGCAGACACTCTTG GCGGATACGATACCTACGGTGGAAGTATAGATGAGACAATCAGACGAGCTACTCAGTATCCAGCGTTGGACCCCTCTATT CCAATCGCCGCAATGGCAGCAGTTACCAAAAGGTTGAACTTTGCCATCACCAGCTCAACGTCTCATGAGCCGCCCTTTCTTCTAGCAAGGCGGTTTTCGACTCTTGACCACATCACGAACGGTCGTTTTGGTTGGAATATTGTCACTGGGTGGAAGAAGTCCGCCTTTCAGGccattggccttgatgaggcATTTGAGCATGACTTGCGTTATGAGAGGTCTGATGAGTACCTCCGAGTACTCTATAA GCTCTGGGAGGGCTCTTGGGCCGATGACGCCGTTGTTGAGGATGCTGAAAATGATGTATACGCTAATCCGGATCGCGTTCGCACAATCAAGCACGAAGGCAGGTTCTTCAAGGTCACCAGCAAACATATAGTACCGCCATCGCCCCAGCGTACTCCATTTCTCTTCCAAGCCGGGACTTCTGGAGCCGGCGTCAACTTTGCCTCGACCCACGCCGAGGCAGCTTTTGTTGGAGGCACAACTCCTTCACAGACGGGTCCCAAGGTAGCCCAGCTTAGGGCTGCATTGGCTGCAAAAGGGAGAGATCCTCGAGCCTTCAAGGTCTTTATCAGTTTTTGCCCTATACTTGGTAAGACGGATGAGGAAGCCCAGGCGAAGCTGAAGGAACATAAGAAGTACGCAAGCGTCATTGGCGGACTCGTCCAAGTCAGTGGAGTCACTGGTATCGACCTCTCCAAAGTCCCTCTAGATCGCGAGTTGAGTGCTGCCGATGCTGGCCAAGCCGTGATCAGGACTCATCTGGATTCCTTCGTTACCTCTGCCGACGGGGAAGCCTGGACAGCTAGACGAGTGGCCGAATTTGCATCGATTGGAGGCCTTGCTCCATTTGCAGTCGGTAGTCCTCAAACGGTTGCCGATGAGATGGAGCGTTGGATCAATGAGGCCGACGTGGACGGTTTCAACCTCGTTGCCGTGGTGACACCGGGGAGCTTTGAGGATGTGGTCGAGCTGCTTGTACCAGAGCTGCGCCGACGGGGGCTATATCCGGAGTCAAGCACGGAGGAGTTGACCACAAGGGAACAGGTTCacggaaaaggaaaaaggtCTCTTGATGACAGCCATGTCGGCAGCAAGTACAAGTATGATGTTTATCAAGAGGAGTCTACTTAG